In Mycobacterium sp. JS623, one genomic interval encodes:
- a CDS encoding response regulator transcription factor produces MKVLLVEDEAHVAASLKVGLRAEGFVVVHADTGTEGLWQATERHFDVIILDIMLPGPSGYEILRRIRERQIWTPVLMLTAKEGEYDQADAFDLGADDYLVKPFSFVVLVARLRALVRRGAPQRPAVMTVGDLVLDPARHLVARGGVPIDLSPREFGLLEYLMRNTDAVCTKTQILQSVWDEHFSGADNVVEVYIGYLRRKIDVPFGTNTIETVRGVGYRLESGNLVSGS; encoded by the coding sequence GTGAAGGTGTTGTTGGTCGAAGACGAGGCCCATGTCGCTGCCAGTCTGAAGGTGGGCCTGCGCGCTGAAGGGTTCGTCGTGGTGCACGCCGACACCGGCACCGAGGGGTTATGGCAGGCCACTGAGCGCCACTTCGATGTCATCATCTTGGACATCATGCTGCCCGGTCCAAGCGGCTATGAGATTCTGCGGCGGATCCGGGAGCGCCAGATCTGGACGCCGGTGCTGATGTTGACCGCCAAGGAGGGCGAATACGACCAGGCTGACGCGTTCGATCTCGGCGCCGACGACTATCTGGTCAAGCCGTTTTCGTTTGTGGTGCTCGTCGCCCGGTTACGGGCGTTGGTGCGCCGCGGCGCACCGCAACGGCCGGCCGTCATGACCGTCGGCGACCTGGTGCTTGATCCGGCGCGGCACTTGGTTGCTCGCGGCGGTGTGCCCATCGATCTGAGTCCGCGCGAGTTCGGTCTGCTGGAATACCTGATGCGCAACACCGACGCCGTGTGCACCAAAACCCAAATCCTGCAAAGCGTTTGGGATGAGCACTTCAGCGGCGCCGACAACGTCGTCGAGGTTTACATCGGTTATCTGCGGCGCAAGATCGATGTGCCGTTCGGCACCAATACCATCGAGACGGTGCGCGGGGTGGGCTACCGCTTGGAGTCAGGCAACTTGGTTAGCGGCAGCTGA
- a CDS encoding zinc finger domain-containing protein, with amino-acid sequence MSENTRIPHPSESYKCPTCAAEPNQRCRTRNNREAAWPHVQRMRSGETREQTPTATAANVSAMAATRQEVDHLLPLVRDAAWDEVTYLMEALGGKRALTTCEIVALLAVLRPAWERVYAQQREPAPVLKLMRRVHD; translated from the coding sequence ATGTCTGAGAATACGCGCATCCCGCACCCCTCAGAGTCCTACAAGTGCCCGACCTGCGCGGCCGAGCCCAATCAACGGTGCCGCACCCGCAACAATCGCGAGGCGGCATGGCCGCACGTACAACGAATGCGCAGCGGTGAAACGCGCGAGCAGACGCCCACCGCGACAGCCGCGAATGTCTCAGCGATGGCCGCAACCCGGCAGGAAGTCGACCATCTGCTCCCGCTTGTGCGGGACGCAGCGTGGGATGAGGTCACGTACCTAATGGAGGCCCTCGGGGGGAAACGTGCTCTGACCACGTGCGAAATTGTCGCGCTATTGGCTGTACTGCGGCCCGCGTGGGAACGCGTCTACGCCCAGCAGCGAGAACCGGCACCGGTTCTGAAACTAATGAGGCGGGTCCATGACTGA
- a CDS encoding MspA family porin, protein MKAFSRVLVAMVAALAALFVSTGTSHAGLDNELSLVDGQDRTLTIQQWDTFLNGVFPLDRNRLTREWFHSGSAVYNVAGPGADAFAGTLELGYQIGFPWSLGVGINFSYTTPNILLDDTNIGPTAFTGGGRGVPQTFQVITPNLFPGVSISADLGNGPGIQEVATFSVDVSGPHGKVAVSNAHGTVTGAAGGVLLRPFARLISKAGDSVTTYGEPWNMN, encoded by the coding sequence ATGAAGGCATTCAGTCGGGTGCTGGTCGCGATGGTGGCGGCGTTGGCCGCTTTGTTCGTGAGCACGGGCACCTCTCACGCAGGTCTGGACAACGAGCTGAGCCTGGTTGATGGCCAGGATCGGACGCTGACGATCCAGCAGTGGGACACCTTCCTCAATGGTGTGTTCCCCCTGGACCGCAACCGGCTGACCCGTGAGTGGTTCCACTCCGGTAGCGCGGTGTACAACGTGGCCGGCCCGGGCGCCGATGCGTTTGCAGGCACGCTGGAGTTGGGTTACCAGATCGGTTTCCCGTGGTCGTTGGGTGTGGGTATCAACTTCTCCTACACCACGCCGAACATCCTGCTCGACGACACGAATATCGGTCCGACAGCGTTCACCGGCGGCGGCCGCGGGGTTCCGCAGACATTTCAGGTGATCACGCCGAACCTGTTCCCGGGGGTGTCGATCAGCGCTGACCTGGGTAACGGCCCGGGTATTCAGGAGGTGGCGACGTTCTCGGTGGATGTGTCGGGTCCGCACGGCAAGGTGGCGGTGTCCAACGCGCACGGCACGGTGACCGGTGCGGCCGGTGGTGTGCTGCTGCGTCCGTTCGCCCGGCTGATCTCCAAGGCCGGCGACAGCGTCACCACCTACGGCGAACCCTGGAACATGAACTAA
- a CDS encoding GAF and ANTAR domain-containing protein, translating into MTKLRNYDLAQRMAELARASAAPRSVDAVLSDVTAAAMELIPGTDSAGVLLVGRGGKFESLAGTSDLPHQLDELQMTFNEGPCVDAALDEVIVRTDDFRSEQRWPKYSPAVVEIGVLSGLSIKLYTAERTAGALNLFAFKPHAFDADDETTGVVLAAHAAAAILASRHGEQLESALSTRDRIGQAKGIIMERFGVDDVQAFDMLRRLSQDGNTRLVDVAQRVIDTRGEK; encoded by the coding sequence ATGACGAAGCTGCGAAATTACGACCTTGCACAGCGCATGGCCGAACTCGCGCGTGCGTCTGCAGCGCCGCGAAGCGTCGATGCCGTCCTCTCGGACGTGACCGCGGCAGCGATGGAGCTGATTCCCGGGACCGACTCCGCCGGCGTCCTGCTAGTCGGTAGGGGTGGCAAGTTCGAATCCCTCGCAGGCACCTCTGACCTGCCGCATCAGCTCGATGAATTGCAGATGACATTCAACGAGGGGCCGTGCGTGGACGCGGCGCTTGACGAGGTGATCGTGCGGACGGATGACTTTCGTTCCGAGCAGCGCTGGCCGAAGTATTCGCCGGCGGTGGTCGAAATCGGTGTGCTCAGCGGGCTGTCCATCAAGTTGTATACCGCCGAGCGCACCGCAGGCGCATTGAACCTGTTCGCGTTCAAGCCGCACGCGTTTGATGCCGACGACGAAACCACGGGCGTGGTGCTCGCCGCGCACGCGGCGGCGGCGATCCTGGCCAGTCGTCACGGCGAGCAGTTGGAGTCGGCGCTATCGACACGGGATCGAATCGGCCAGGCCAAGGGCATCATCATGGAGCGCTTCGGCGTCGACGATGTGCAGGCCTTCGACATGCTGCGCAGGCTCTCCCAAGACGGCAACACTCGACTGGTAGACGTCGCGCAACGGGTCATCGATACCCGCGGCGAAAAGTAG
- a CDS encoding acetyl-CoA acetyltransferase, with protein MATANVWILGGYQSDFARNLTREGHDFAGLTAEVVDSTLSAAKVEASNIDVVHVANAFGELFARQGHLGAMPATVNEGLWDTPATRHEAACASGSVATLAAIADLRSGAYRTALVVGVELEKTVPGDTAARHLGAAAWTDHEGSEAKFMWPYMFASVADAYDCRYGLDDAYLRAIAQLNFANARANPNAQTRDWTVPEPLAADDANPVIEGRLRRFDCSQMTDGGAGVVLVTDDYLRDHPDARPIGRIDGWGHRTVGLGLHQKLDRAAGQPYVLPHVRGAVLDAFDRAGVTLDDVDGFEVHDCFTPSEYLAIDHIGLTGPGESWKAIENNEIELGGRLPINPSGGLIGGGHPVGASGVRMLVDAAKQVSGTAGDYQVDGAKTFGTLNFGGSTATTVSFIVRGA; from the coding sequence ATGGCCACTGCCAACGTCTGGATCCTCGGCGGGTATCAAAGCGACTTCGCACGCAACCTCACCCGCGAAGGCCACGATTTCGCCGGGCTGACCGCCGAAGTCGTTGACAGCACATTGAGCGCGGCCAAGGTCGAGGCCTCCAACATCGACGTGGTTCACGTGGCCAACGCGTTCGGTGAGTTGTTCGCAAGGCAGGGCCATCTCGGGGCGATGCCCGCCACCGTCAACGAAGGGTTGTGGGACACGCCCGCGACCCGCCACGAGGCTGCGTGCGCATCGGGCAGTGTGGCGACGCTCGCCGCGATCGCGGATCTGCGCTCCGGTGCGTACCGCACCGCGCTGGTTGTCGGTGTCGAACTGGAGAAGACCGTGCCGGGCGACACCGCCGCCCGACACCTCGGCGCCGCGGCGTGGACGGACCACGAAGGCAGCGAAGCAAAGTTCATGTGGCCGTACATGTTCGCCTCAGTGGCCGACGCATACGACTGCCGCTATGGCCTCGACGACGCATACTTGCGCGCGATCGCCCAACTGAACTTCGCGAACGCGCGCGCCAATCCCAATGCGCAGACCCGAGATTGGACGGTGCCGGAACCGCTGGCCGCCGACGACGCCAATCCCGTGATCGAAGGACGGTTGCGCCGCTTCGATTGCAGCCAGATGACCGACGGCGGCGCGGGCGTCGTGCTCGTCACCGACGACTACCTGCGTGACCACCCGGATGCTCGCCCGATCGGCCGCATCGACGGCTGGGGCCACCGCACCGTCGGGCTCGGCCTGCACCAGAAGCTCGACCGCGCGGCCGGGCAACCCTATGTGCTGCCCCACGTGCGCGGTGCAGTGCTCGACGCGTTCGACCGCGCCGGCGTGACACTCGACGACGTCGACGGGTTCGAGGTGCACGACTGCTTCACGCCCAGCGAGTACCTCGCGATCGATCACATCGGGCTGACGGGACCCGGTGAATCGTGGAAGGCGATCGAAAACAACGAGATTGAGCTGGGTGGACGATTGCCGATCAACCCCAGCGGCGGCCTGATCGGTGGCGGTCATCCCGTCGGCGCCTCCGGTGTCCGCATGCTCGTCGACGCTGCCAAACAGGTCAGCGGGACGGCCGGTGATTACCAGGTCGACGGCGCAAAGACGTTCGGAACACTCAACTTCGGTGGCAGCACGGCCACCACTGTGAGCTTTATCGTGAGGGGAGCCTGA
- a CDS encoding TIGR03621 family F420-dependent LLM class oxidoreductase: MVKDFRFGVGLTAARSRGTLEDTARRAEDMGYDALHMADHLYTTAPFPMLTAVAMATERLHIGTFVLNAGFYRPALLARDVTSLRDLSGGRFELGLGTGYNEVEFEQAELPYPSAGKRVDWLRHVTKHMNENVPDVPILIAGDGDRVLTLAAQRAHIIGLQGGAPAAADHDPLANRVAFVRDRAGDRFDELELNISVTAMPTDDSGMPDLTIPRRFLPDLSDEELLRAPSVLSGSIKDMADTIRGYRDTYGVTYITVQQPHAEVFAKVIAELR, translated from the coding sequence ATGGTCAAGGACTTTCGGTTCGGTGTGGGTCTGACGGCTGCACGTAGTCGAGGCACGCTGGAGGACACCGCACGCCGCGCCGAGGACATGGGCTACGACGCCCTGCATATGGCCGATCACCTCTATACAACCGCCCCCTTTCCGATGTTGACCGCGGTCGCGATGGCGACCGAGCGGTTGCATATCGGCACCTTCGTGCTCAACGCGGGCTTCTACCGGCCCGCACTGCTCGCCCGCGACGTCACATCGCTTCGTGACCTTTCCGGTGGCCGCTTCGAGCTCGGCCTCGGCACGGGATACAACGAGGTCGAGTTCGAGCAGGCCGAGCTGCCTTACCCGAGTGCGGGTAAGCGCGTCGACTGGCTACGTCACGTGACCAAGCACATGAACGAGAACGTCCCTGATGTGCCAATTCTCATCGCCGGCGACGGCGACAGGGTCCTCACCCTCGCTGCACAGCGCGCCCACATCATCGGTCTGCAGGGTGGCGCACCAGCCGCGGCGGACCACGATCCGCTTGCCAACCGCGTCGCCTTCGTGCGCGACAGGGCGGGCGATCGCTTCGACGAACTCGAACTCAACATTTCCGTCACGGCAATGCCGACCGACGATTCCGGGATGCCGGACCTGACGATCCCCCGACGCTTCCTGCCCGATCTGTCCGACGAGGAGTTGTTACGGGCACCCTCCGTGCTGTCCGGCTCGATCAAGGACATGGCGGACACCATCCGCGGCTACCGCGACACCTACGGCGTCACCTACATCACCGTCCAGCAGCCGCACGCGGAAGTGTTCGCAAAGGTGATCGCGGAGCTGCGCTGA
- a CDS encoding glutamate--cysteine ligase 2 gives MASHPTFGVEEEFLLVDPATGEPVAVNKAVAGHAAEHGVKLQLELTSCQIETTSEVVSGSGDLLAELTRLRRIAAEAAQASGAQLLAAALPPTRPHEFPITDNPRYRQIADKFGRIAEEGICGAHVHVAVPSREVAIRVSNRLRPWLPLFLALTANSAVYRGADTGYASWRSIVWARWPSAGPPPHFDSVDEYDGMVRMLRRAGAVLDDGMVYWDVRPSAKFPTVEVRVADVPVTVGETVLLAMLIRASVMTALEDDRRGEPSPPLAPHALKAAYWKSARDGLVGEAIDLLDSHAPVPARKLLQRMVDHVRPALEDVGDYQTVMFELARLDHDGNGAMRQRRAWNRRHDVKDVITELAAATLS, from the coding sequence ATGGCCAGCCACCCCACCTTTGGCGTCGAGGAAGAGTTTCTTCTCGTCGACCCGGCGACCGGTGAACCCGTCGCCGTGAACAAGGCCGTCGCCGGTCATGCCGCCGAGCATGGCGTCAAGTTGCAGCTCGAGCTCACGAGCTGTCAGATCGAGACCACCAGCGAGGTCGTCAGTGGCAGCGGCGATCTGCTGGCGGAGCTGACCCGGCTGCGGCGCATCGCCGCCGAAGCCGCCCAAGCCAGCGGCGCACAGTTGCTTGCGGCCGCGCTGCCCCCGACGCGACCGCACGAATTCCCGATCACCGACAACCCGCGTTATCGCCAAATCGCCGACAAGTTCGGCAGGATCGCCGAGGAAGGCATCTGCGGGGCGCACGTTCATGTCGCGGTGCCGAGCCGCGAAGTCGCTATCCGGGTGAGCAATCGGCTCCGGCCATGGCTGCCGCTGTTTCTCGCGCTGACCGCCAACTCGGCGGTGTATCGCGGCGCCGACACCGGCTACGCGAGCTGGCGCAGCATTGTGTGGGCGCGGTGGCCAAGTGCCGGTCCGCCACCGCATTTCGACTCCGTCGACGAGTACGACGGAATGGTGCGGATGCTGCGTCGTGCTGGAGCAGTGCTCGACGATGGGATGGTTTATTGGGATGTCCGCCCGTCAGCCAAGTTCCCGACTGTCGAGGTGCGCGTCGCCGACGTGCCCGTGACGGTCGGCGAAACTGTGCTACTGGCCATGCTGATTCGGGCCAGCGTGATGACCGCACTCGAGGATGACCGCCGCGGTGAGCCGAGCCCGCCGCTGGCGCCGCACGCCCTCAAAGCGGCCTACTGGAAGTCGGCGCGTGACGGTCTCGTCGGTGAGGCCATCGACCTGCTTGACAGCCACGCACCGGTTCCTGCGCGAAAGTTGTTGCAGCGCATGGTTGATCATGTCAGGCCCGCGCTCGAAGACGTTGGCGACTACCAGACGGTGATGTTTGAGCTGGCCCGTCTTGATCACGACGGTAACGGCGCGATGCGGCAACGCCGTGCATGGAACCGCAGGCATGACGTGAAGGATGTCATCACCGAGTTGGCGGCCGCGACGCTGTCTTAG
- a CDS encoding COG4705 family protein, whose translation MTEATRSEAVKTQRLLLSKVPEVTVWFWVIKILCTTVGESFADWINVTLGVGLNATAIIFTVLLVAVLGWQLRLDRYVPFVYWLTVVVISVTGTLYTDILTDNLGVPLAVSTSVFAAALAIVFGVWFARERTLSIHSIVTLPRELFYWLAVLVTFALGTAAGDWILELTGWAPGISVLLPAGLIVAIVIGWRLGANSVLSFWLAYILTRPLGANLGDWFATPSAERGLGLGTALTSVIFLTAILATVVYLTRTRSDVIEEYDATHTPIVTTNPVRERIMLGYYAVIAVATGALLVWAAGQPHATAASEEETPTAPATTTLTPGQATAKFPPAEIAKFRTIAADTLAKVQVGDQTDATARIKDLETAWDDDEATLRPVDETTWTVLDGRIDSVLKALRASNPDRETEKQTLTALLTALQ comes from the coding sequence GTGACTGAAGCAACGAGATCCGAGGCAGTCAAGACCCAGCGCCTACTGCTGAGCAAGGTGCCCGAGGTCACGGTGTGGTTTTGGGTCATCAAGATCCTGTGCACGACGGTAGGTGAGAGTTTCGCCGACTGGATCAACGTGACGTTGGGTGTCGGTTTGAACGCGACCGCCATCATTTTCACTGTCTTGCTTGTCGCGGTGCTGGGATGGCAGTTGCGCCTGGACCGCTACGTACCGTTCGTCTACTGGCTGACGGTCGTAGTGATCAGCGTGACCGGCACGCTCTACACCGACATTCTCACGGATAATCTGGGCGTTCCGTTGGCAGTGAGCACGAGCGTCTTCGCGGCGGCCCTGGCCATAGTCTTCGGTGTGTGGTTCGCGCGCGAGCGGACGCTGTCGATTCACAGCATCGTCACTTTGCCCAGAGAGTTGTTCTACTGGCTCGCGGTTCTGGTCACCTTCGCTCTTGGTACAGCGGCTGGTGACTGGATACTGGAACTTACCGGCTGGGCACCTGGCATTTCGGTGCTGCTGCCGGCTGGACTGATTGTCGCGATCGTGATCGGTTGGCGGCTGGGCGCGAACTCGGTGCTGTCCTTCTGGCTCGCTTACATTTTGACTCGCCCGCTGGGTGCCAATCTCGGCGACTGGTTCGCGACCCCGTCAGCCGAACGTGGCCTCGGCTTGGGTACCGCGCTGACCAGCGTGATCTTCCTGACCGCGATCCTCGCTACGGTCGTGTACCTCACACGCACCCGCAGTGACGTCATCGAAGAGTACGACGCGACCCACACCCCGATCGTCACCACCAATCCGGTTCGCGAGCGGATCATGCTCGGGTACTACGCCGTAATCGCCGTCGCTACCGGAGCCCTGCTTGTGTGGGCGGCCGGGCAGCCGCACGCAACCGCGGCCAGTGAGGAGGAAACCCCTACCGCACCCGCCACCACGACACTGACCCCAGGCCAGGCGACCGCGAAGTTCCCGCCGGCAGAGATAGCGAAGTTCCGCACCATCGCTGCGGACACGCTCGCGAAGGTGCAGGTCGGCGACCAAACGGACGCGACGGCCCGGATCAAGGACCTCGAAACGGCGTGGGACGACGACGAAGCGACCCTGCGGCCTGTGGATGAAACCACCTGGACCGTCCTCGACGGGCGAATCGATAGTGTCCTGAAGGCGTTGCGGGCCAGCAATCCAGACCGCGAGACGGAGAAGCAGACTCTCACCGCGCTATTGACCGCGCTGCAGTGA
- a CDS encoding HAMP domain-containing sensor histidine kinase, which yields MATARSTTSQTSSGRRSFSWLSPLRWSIAARSAFIAGAVVFIALALAGAALTAALYQALLSGVDDAASRRVGDVVAGLGVDSAADLDAALLDTDQRIVAVQVLDDHGNVVTRSGGAPAFPLVAPSKVGSTMRVGLTDDEPPDNDQRVSGRIVDTKFGRYTVLVAGDTEAAESTVRSALVLLAGACPVVVAVAAISTYRLMRRSLRSVDAIRGRVADISTSDLTERVPVPPGRDEISALATTMNDMLARIESGHAAQRQFVGDASHELRSPLTAIISALDVAVAHPEVFDLKLTTSTLVPEAERMRVLVEDLLLLARADEGRLAVHREPVRLDDIATGEVARQRRIGHRDIDISAEPTELGGDSAGLSRLVRNLLENAARHARSRVELTVRIRGENAIVTVADDGPGIPECDRTRVFDRFVRLDRDRARSSGGTGLGLAIVAEITTAHGGTVTIDDRPGGGTVVTVQLPLTKLPDSKR from the coding sequence ATTGCGACGGCGCGATCAACGACGTCCCAGACCTCTTCGGGGCGCCGGAGTTTCTCATGGTTGAGTCCGCTGCGATGGAGCATTGCGGCCCGCTCTGCGTTCATCGCGGGTGCGGTGGTGTTCATCGCGCTGGCACTGGCCGGCGCCGCGTTGACGGCCGCGTTGTATCAGGCGCTGCTCTCGGGCGTGGATGATGCTGCTTCGCGTCGTGTCGGTGACGTTGTGGCTGGACTGGGTGTTGATTCGGCCGCGGATTTGGACGCCGCGCTGTTGGACACCGATCAGCGGATCGTCGCAGTGCAGGTACTCGACGACCACGGAAACGTCGTCACGCGTTCCGGCGGTGCGCCGGCTTTTCCGTTGGTGGCCCCGAGCAAGGTCGGGTCCACGATGCGCGTGGGTCTCACCGATGATGAACCGCCCGACAATGATCAGCGCGTCAGCGGGCGGATCGTGGATACCAAGTTTGGCCGGTACACCGTGTTGGTCGCCGGTGACACCGAGGCTGCGGAGTCAACGGTGCGCAGCGCACTTGTGTTGCTGGCGGGAGCATGTCCTGTCGTCGTCGCGGTCGCGGCGATCTCGACCTATCGGTTGATGCGCCGCTCGTTGCGATCGGTTGACGCCATCCGCGGCCGGGTTGCCGACATCAGCACCTCTGATTTGACCGAGCGAGTGCCGGTGCCGCCGGGACGCGACGAGATCTCCGCGCTGGCTACCACGATGAACGATATGTTGGCCCGTATCGAAAGCGGCCACGCGGCGCAGCGCCAATTCGTCGGGGATGCCTCCCATGAGCTGCGCAGCCCGCTGACGGCGATCATCTCAGCCCTCGATGTCGCCGTCGCCCACCCAGAAGTATTTGACCTCAAGCTGACAACGAGCACCCTGGTCCCTGAAGCCGAGCGGATGCGGGTGCTCGTGGAGGATCTGCTGCTGCTCGCCCGCGCTGACGAGGGCAGACTGGCGGTGCACCGTGAGCCGGTGCGCCTGGATGACATTGCCACTGGCGAAGTTGCGCGCCAGCGTCGCATCGGACACCGCGACATCGATATCAGTGCCGAGCCGACCGAGCTAGGTGGGGACAGCGCAGGATTGTCGCGACTGGTGCGCAATCTGCTGGAAAACGCTGCGCGGCATGCCCGTTCCCGCGTCGAGCTGACGGTACGTATTCGTGGTGAGAATGCGATTGTGACGGTCGCCGACGACGGCCCGGGTATCCCCGAGTGCGACCGCACGAGGGTCTTCGACCGGTTCGTCCGTCTGGACAGGGACCGGGCCCGTAGCAGCGGCGGTACGGGCCTCGGGCTGGCCATTGTCGCTGAGATCACAACCGCGCACGGCGGCACTGTCACCATCGATGACCGCCCCGGCGGGGGCACGGTGGTGACAGTTCAGCTGCCGCTAACCAAGTTGCCTGACTCCAAGCGGTAG
- a CDS encoding alpha/beta hydrolase, which yields MIWAAVSVAGTVGVASAFSRPGLPVEYLMVPSPSMGRDIKVQFQGGGKHAVYLLDGLRAQDDYNGWDINTPAFEWFDQSGLSVVMPVGGESSFYSDWYQPAVGNGGSWTYKWETFLTQELPAWLSANKGVSSNGNAAVGLSMSGSAALIMAAYHPQNFSYAASLSGFLNLSNGIWPTLVGFAMNDAGGFSAGAMWGPSNDPAWARNDPTVQVGKLVANHTRIWIYAGNGTPSDLGGANVPAEFLENMLRRSNVDFMNDYLAAAGNNGTFNFPDNGTHDWPYWGAQLQAMKPDLQRVLGAAAT from the coding sequence ATGATTTGGGCGGCAGTCAGTGTCGCGGGGACCGTCGGGGTCGCTTCGGCCTTCTCTCGTCCCGGCCTTCCGGTCGAGTATCTGATGGTGCCGTCGCCGTCCATGGGGCGCGACATCAAGGTGCAGTTCCAAGGTGGCGGCAAGCACGCGGTCTACTTGCTTGACGGCCTACGTGCACAAGACGATTACAACGGCTGGGATATCAACACCCCTGCGTTCGAGTGGTTCGACCAGTCCGGGCTGTCGGTCGTGATGCCGGTGGGCGGAGAGTCCAGCTTCTATTCGGACTGGTATCAGCCGGCGGTCGGCAACGGCGGATCATGGACGTACAAGTGGGAGACGTTCCTGACGCAGGAACTGCCGGCGTGGCTGTCGGCAAACAAGGGCGTCAGCTCCAATGGCAATGCCGCAGTTGGCCTTTCGATGTCCGGATCAGCGGCATTGATCATGGCGGCGTATCACCCCCAGAACTTCAGCTACGCGGCATCGCTGTCGGGCTTCCTCAACCTGTCCAACGGAATCTGGCCGACGCTGGTCGGTTTCGCGATGAACGACGCGGGAGGCTTCAGCGCGGGCGCCATGTGGGGCCCGTCCAACGACCCCGCGTGGGCCCGCAACGACCCGACGGTTCAGGTCGGCAAGCTCGTCGCGAACCACACTCGCATTTGGATTTACGCCGGAAACGGAACACCGTCCGATCTCGGCGGTGCCAATGTGCCCGCGGAGTTCCTCGAGAACATGCTGCGCCGGAGCAACGTCGACTTCATGAACGACTATCTGGCGGCGGCCGGCAACAACGGAACCTTCAACTTTCCCGACAATGGCACGCACGACTGGCCGTATTGGGGTGCCCAGCTGCAAGCAATGAAGCCAGACCTTCAGCGCGTACTCGGCGCGGCCGCCACCTAG
- a CDS encoding ANTAR domain-containing protein, whose translation MDGDARMLDRAEGVLIALRRCTIEAAFGEIVAASKRHRIPTLRIASALVALVQGAPPDDDATAAARYEWGTLLESLPVSSERVTPS comes from the coding sequence ATGGACGGCGATGCCAGGATGCTCGACCGCGCGGAAGGCGTGTTGATCGCGCTGCGGCGCTGCACGATCGAGGCCGCCTTCGGGGAGATCGTCGCCGCGTCGAAGCGTCATCGGATCCCGACGTTGCGCATCGCCTCGGCGCTCGTCGCACTGGTTCAGGGCGCGCCGCCGGACGACGACGCCACGGCCGCCGCACGATACGAGTGGGGCACGCTGCTCGAATCCCTACCGGTAAGCTCCGAGCGGGTCACGCCCTCGTAG